From Mustela nigripes isolate SB6536 chromosome 13, MUSNIG.SB6536, whole genome shotgun sequence, one genomic window encodes:
- the RPP25 gene encoding ribonuclease P protein subunit p25, translated as MAKPASPRSGQRRRMENFRKVRSEEAPVGGGAEGGGPGSSPFADLAPGAVHMRVKEGSKIRNLLAFATASMAQPATRAIVFSGCGRATTKTVTCAEILKRRLAGLHQVTRLRYRSVREVWQSLPPGPTPGQKPGEPAASLSVLKNVPSLAILLSKDALDPCQPGYQPPSSHPGPSSQTAAPASKRSLGEPAAGEGSSKRLQPEPSAAEEDQTA; from the coding sequence ATGGCGAAGCCAGCGTCCCCGAGGTCCGGGCAACGACGGCGCATGGAGAACTTCCGTAAGGTGCGCTCGGAGGAGGcgccggtggggggtggggccgAGGGGGGCGGCCCAGGCTCCAGCCCCTTCGCGGACCTGGCGCCTGGTGCTGTGCACATGCGGGTCAAAGAGGGCAGCAAGATCCGGAACCTGCTGGCTTTCGCCACTGCCAGCATGGCGCAGCCAGCCACGCGCGCCATCGTCTTCAGCGGCTGCGGTCGGGCCACCACCAAGACCGTCACGTGCGCTGAGATCCTCAAGCGCCGCCTGGCGGGCCTGCATCAGGTCACGCGGCTGCGCTACCGGAGCGTGCGCGAGGTGTGGCAGAGCCTCCCGCCTGGGCCCACACCCGGTCAGAAGCCTGGCGAGCCGGCCGCCAGTCTCAGTGTACTTAAGAATGTGCCCAGCCTCGCCATCCTACTTTCCAAGGATGCACTGGATCCGTGCCAACCCGGCTACCAGCCCCCGAGCTCCCATCCTGGACCCTCGTCCCAGACAGCTGCACCAGCGTCCAAGAGGAGCCTAGGGGAACCTGCGGCTGGAGAAGGCTCTTCGAAGAGGTTACAGCCTGAGCCAAGCGCTGCGGAAGAGGACCAGACGGCCTGA